A genome region from Trichosurus vulpecula isolate mTriVul1 chromosome 5, mTriVul1.pri, whole genome shotgun sequence includes the following:
- the GALR3 gene encoding galanin receptor type 3, with amino-acid sequence MPDTWNVSSEGRGTQGAVGIVVPVVFALIFLLGTVGNGLVLTGLLRPGRSKGSPTDLFILNLAVADLCFLLCCVPFQAVIYTLDSWPFGTFACKAVHLLIYLTMYASSFTLAAVSVDRYLAIRHPLRSRSLRTAQNAWVTIGLIWLLALLFSGPYFSYYWTVQYGRLVLCVPGWEDKSRRALDLVTFAVGYLLPVAVVSLAYARTLCFLWAAVDPRNPALQARRQAKARAGRIMLAVAALFGLCWLPHHVVILYFWFGHFPFNWATYACRLASHCLSYANSCLNPLVYALASKHFRKRFRHLCPSCCHSHHHQCLPAQGSGPPKGARAHRRVQAASFRLAPLRRKDMCSGVPQPQEEGTQPRHIGGQSPMEGKERVLLPGVC; translated from the exons ATGCCCGACACGTGGAACGTGTCCTCAGAAGGCCGGGGCACCCAAGGGGCAGTGGGCATTGTGGTCCCCGTCGTCTTCGCCCTCATCTTCCTCCTGGGCACGGTCGGCAATGGGCTGGTGCTGACCGGGCTGCTGAGACCCGGGCGGTCCAAGGGCAGCCCCACCGACTTGTTCATCCTCAACCTGGCCGTGGCTGACCTTTGCTTCCTCCTGTGCTGCGTGCCTTTCCAGGCCGTCATCTACACCCTGGACAGCTGGCCCTTTGGGACCTTTGCCTGCAAAGCTGTGCACCTCCTCATCTATCTCACCATGTACGCCAGCAGCTTCACGTTGGCTGCTGTCTCCGTGGACAG GTACCTGGCTATCCGTCATCCTCTGCGCTCCCGATCCCTCCGAACGGCTCAGAATGCCTGGGTGACCATTGGCCTGATTTGGCTTCTGGCCCTCCTCTTTTCAGGGCCTTACTTCAGTTATTACTGGACAGTACAGTATGGACGGCTGGTGCTGTGTGTGCCAGGCTGGGAGGACAAGAGTCGCCGGGCCTTGGACCTGGTGACCTTTGCTGTGGGATACCTGCTGCCTGTGGCCGTGGTCAGCCTGGCCTATGCCCGCACCCTCTGCTTCCTCTGGGCAGCTGTGGACCCCAGGAACCCAGCCTTGCAAGCACGCCGCCAGGCCAAAGCTCGGGCAGGCCGCATCATGTTGGCAGTGGCTGCCCTCTTTGGCCTCTGCTGGCTGCCCCACCATGTAGTCATCCTGTATTTCTGGTTTGGCCACTTCCCCTTCAACTGGGCCACCTACGCCTGTCGCCTGGCATCCCACTGCCTCTCCTATGCCAATTCCTGCCTTAACCCCCTCGTCTACGCCCTGGCCTCCAAGCACTTCCGGAAGCGCTTCCGCCACCTCTGCCCTTCCTGCTgccacagccaccaccaccaaTGCCTCCCAGCCCAAGGATCTGGTCCCCCGAAGGGGGCCAGGGCACACCGTCGGGTCCAGGCAGCATCCTTCAGGCTAGCTCCCCTCCGCAGGAAGGACATGTGCTCAGGGGTCCCCCAGCCCCAGGAGGAGGGGACCCAACCCCGCCACATAGGAGGGCAGTCCCCcatggaggggaaagagagggtcCTGCTTCCTGGAGTCTGCTAG